A stretch of the Flavobacterium aquiphilum genome encodes the following:
- a CDS encoding phosphoribosyltransferase-like protein, with product MDLEQNLHTKIKCLNETLWDGKGSYRKVKAWLDNFHDDEKTHALYLLSQCIYFNDFQIKQLLISIYRDFFKYPHIATIRRSNGNTLDEIIIKREYDKILQNTRFVSVGNPSESSARLMGDFRKENKIRKSLFISELEIEKCPKEVDNFVFLDDVCGSGNQMVAYTKDAISLINSNFPKAKTYYFLLLGTTEGKDFVRKNTNINIVDSVLELDNSFKAFHPDSRVCKSIPSDIDINKIRDFTGKNGKRLMSSIFQREDPYIDPYVLHILCERDKFGYMDGQYLIAFSHNTPDNTLPVLWYNENIITWNSIFKRAQKIY from the coding sequence ATGGATTTAGAACAAAATCTACATACAAAAATAAAGTGTTTAAATGAAACACTTTGGGATGGGAAAGGGTCATACAGAAAAGTTAAAGCTTGGTTAGATAATTTCCATGATGATGAAAAAACACATGCACTTTACCTGTTATCTCAATGTATTTATTTTAATGATTTTCAAATTAAACAATTACTGATTTCTATTTATCGGGATTTTTTTAAGTATCCTCATATCGCGACAATTCGAAGAAGCAATGGGAATACACTTGATGAAATAATTATAAAAAGGGAATATGACAAAATATTACAAAATACTCGTTTCGTAAGTGTTGGAAATCCCTCGGAAAGTAGTGCACGATTAATGGGAGATTTTAGAAAAGAAAACAAAATACGTAAATCATTGTTTATAAGTGAGTTAGAAATTGAAAAATGTCCTAAAGAGGTTGATAATTTTGTGTTTCTTGATGATGTTTGTGGTAGTGGTAATCAAATGGTTGCCTATACTAAAGATGCTATTTCTCTAATCAATTCGAATTTTCCAAAAGCAAAAACGTATTATTTTTTATTATTGGGAACAACAGAAGGAAAGGATTTTGTTAGAAAAAACACAAATATTAATATTGTTGACTCTGTACTCGAACTAGATAATTCATTTAAAGCTTTTCATCCAGATTCGCGAGTTTGTAAAAGTATACCGTCAGACATTGATATTAATAAAATAAGGGATTTTACAGGAAAAAATGGGAAGAGATTAATGAGTTCTATCTTTCAGAGAGAAGATCCTTATATAGATCCTTATGTTCTTCATATTTTATGTGAAAGAGATAAATTTGGTTACATGGACGGGCAATATCTCATTGCTTTTTCACATAATACTCCAGACAATACTTTGCCAGTATTGTGGTACAATGAAAATATTATAACATGGAATTCAATATTTAAACGTGCACAGAAAATTTATTAG
- the pdxA gene encoding 4-hydroxythreonine-4-phosphate dehydrogenase PdxA has protein sequence MMKKAENIIVGISIGDLNGIGSEVVLKTFEDSRMLELCTPVIFANVKILSFIRKSFDSSVALHGIDKLDQIVIGKVNVLNLWREGIDLNFGTNDEKVGEYAIKSFVAATKALKEGDIDVLVTAPINKYNIQSESFKFPGHTDYLNQELEGDALMLMVQDNLRVGLLTDHIPINEVASNLTEDLIFKKIETINQTLIQDFSINKPKIAVLGLNPHCGDGGVIGTEDDKVLKPALKKLFDKGTLVFGPFPADGFFGSNQYEKYDAIIATYHDQGLIPFKTLSFGNGVNYTAGLNKIRTSPDHGTAYDIAGKNKADFNSFKEAVYLAIDVYNSRNQYAEISQKPLKPKEKQL, from the coding sequence ATTATGAAAAAAGCAGAAAATATAATCGTAGGAATTTCAATAGGAGATTTAAACGGTATTGGAAGCGAAGTTGTCCTTAAAACATTCGAAGACTCTCGAATGCTTGAACTATGTACCCCGGTTATTTTTGCCAATGTTAAAATACTTTCGTTCATCCGAAAAAGCTTTGATTCGTCAGTTGCCTTACACGGTATAGACAAGTTGGATCAAATTGTCATTGGCAAAGTCAATGTTTTAAATCTTTGGAGAGAAGGAATCGATCTTAACTTTGGAACAAACGACGAAAAAGTGGGCGAATATGCTATAAAATCATTCGTTGCTGCCACCAAAGCACTAAAAGAAGGCGACATAGACGTTCTGGTAACTGCTCCCATAAACAAATACAATATCCAATCAGAATCTTTTAAATTCCCCGGACATACTGATTACCTAAACCAAGAATTAGAAGGTGACGCCTTAATGTTAATGGTACAAGACAACTTAAGAGTCGGATTATTAACTGATCACATCCCTATTAACGAAGTAGCTTCAAATTTGACTGAAGATTTGATTTTCAAAAAAATAGAAACTATCAATCAAACTTTGATACAGGATTTTAGCATCAACAAACCTAAAATTGCAGTTTTGGGACTTAATCCTCACTGTGGAGACGGAGGTGTAATAGGGACAGAAGATGACAAAGTACTGAAACCAGCCTTGAAAAAATTATTCGACAAAGGAACTTTAGTCTTTGGCCCATTTCCTGCAGACGGTTTCTTCGGAAGCAATCAGTACGAAAAATATGATGCTATTATTGCAACCTATCACGACCAAGGTTTAATTCCTTTCAAAACATTATCTTTTGGAAACGGTGTAAACTATACTGCCGGACTCAATAAAATAAGAACTTCTCCAGATCATGGAACAGCATATGATATTGCAGGAAAAAACAAAGCCGATTTTAACTCCTTCAAAGAAGCTGTTTACCTCGCTATTGATGTTTATAATTCGAGAAATCAGTACGCTGAAATCAGTCAAAAGCCTTTAAAACCTAAAGAAAAACAGTTATAA
- a CDS encoding NUMOD1 domain-containing DNA-binding protein, translating into MEYSIIYKAENTFTGEVYIGATTKSLEERKQDHLQKSNKKVGSYFQEAIGTYGPEAFNWEQLDTAVNPNELAQKESKYIYDFKAQEEGYNSDRGGGIQKNIYQFDRNSGVLVATYDNLENAAISVSAKAKSISNACLGYNKSCKGFYWSYSDVLNPIEKADSRIKSVSQYSMDEDFIEIFESASEASRKTGVSKTCITRCCRGEREQSGGFLWEYI; encoded by the coding sequence ATGGAATATAGTATAATTTACAAAGCAGAAAACACCTTTACAGGAGAGGTTTATATTGGAGCTACTACCAAATCATTGGAAGAACGAAAACAAGACCACCTACAAAAATCCAATAAAAAAGTTGGCAGCTATTTTCAAGAAGCAATCGGGACTTATGGTCCCGAAGCTTTCAACTGGGAACAGCTTGATACAGCAGTAAATCCAAATGAATTAGCTCAAAAAGAATCAAAATATATTTATGATTTTAAGGCACAGGAAGAAGGTTATAATTCAGACAGAGGTGGCGGTATTCAAAAGAATATTTACCAGTTTGATAGGAACTCAGGAGTATTAGTTGCTACCTATGATAATTTAGAAAATGCAGCTATTTCAGTAAGTGCAAAGGCTAAAAGTATAAGCAATGCTTGTTTAGGGTATAATAAGTCTTGTAAGGGATTCTATTGGAGTTATTCAGATGTGTTAAATCCAATTGAAAAAGCAGATTCAAGAATAAAAAGTGTTAGTCAATATTCAATGGATGAAGATTTTATAGAAATTTTTGAATCAGCATCCGAAGCATCCAGAAAAACAGGAGTATCCAAAACTTGTATTACTCGTTGCTGTAGAGGTGAGCGAGAACAATCAGGTGGGTTTCTTTGGGAATACATATAA
- a CDS encoding primase-helicase family protein, whose translation MSNEKEKKKEIFWTENGEPKIKHVGLLKFLEDIGYVKVKIGDNHYVFAKMVNNRLSEADEGQMANDIKDFLIQNEKQEVLEVFVKGVGSYITSKKLDMLPAIENINDRDDMKSSRFYFKNCFCEIDKNKISYCDYSILENPIWEKRIIQKLFTHCAEKGQFEKFCENITGQNQERLLALKTILGYLLHRNKEVGEPRAIILYDENMTQNNQAHGGTGKTLLSMALKECRDVAVFDAKEMKEGSWFKNQRVELTTDVLAFDDLKRNYSFEGFFPMITSGLEVERKREKAFYIDFKNSPKILITSNYYVSGPGGSSDERRRHEFEICNHYNQDFTPEMEFGNRFFSAQWDDDEWSKFYLFMMSCCQDYLQYGLHKIPHINLSQNKFLDGMNEQFIAYADAYVQNDTSIDKREFEKGFKYIYPEMKDTSPHQITKWLNIYASKKGVNFSTNNSGGKYTFILSSNKGQNGI comes from the coding sequence ATGAGTAATGAAAAAGAAAAGAAGAAAGAAATCTTTTGGACAGAAAATGGCGAGCCAAAGATTAAGCATGTAGGGTTGCTGAAATTCCTAGAAGACATTGGATATGTTAAGGTTAAAATAGGAGATAATCATTATGTCTTCGCTAAGATGGTTAATAATAGGTTAAGTGAAGCGGATGAAGGACAAATGGCAAATGACATTAAAGACTTCCTGATACAAAATGAAAAACAAGAAGTGTTGGAGGTTTTTGTCAAGGGAGTAGGTAGCTATATCACTTCTAAGAAATTAGATATGTTACCAGCGATTGAAAATATAAATGATCGAGATGATATGAAAAGTTCGAGATTTTATTTTAAAAATTGTTTTTGCGAAATAGATAAAAATAAAATATCCTATTGTGATTATTCAATTCTAGAAAATCCAATTTGGGAAAAAAGAATCATCCAAAAACTATTTACGCATTGCGCTGAAAAAGGTCAGTTTGAAAAATTTTGTGAAAACATCACGGGACAAAATCAAGAAAGGTTATTAGCTTTAAAGACTATATTAGGTTACCTACTACATCGCAATAAAGAAGTTGGTGAACCAAGAGCTATTATTCTTTATGATGAAAACATGACGCAGAATAATCAAGCCCACGGAGGTACTGGAAAAACCCTATTATCTATGGCACTTAAAGAATGTAGAGATGTTGCGGTTTTCGATGCAAAAGAAATGAAAGAAGGCAGTTGGTTTAAGAATCAAAGAGTTGAATTAACTACAGATGTTCTAGCTTTTGATGATTTGAAAAGAAATTACAGCTTTGAAGGCTTTTTCCCTATGATTACTTCTGGTCTAGAAGTGGAACGCAAACGGGAAAAAGCATTCTACATAGACTTTAAAAACTCCCCAAAAATCTTAATCACCTCTAATTATTATGTTTCTGGGCCTGGCGGCTCTTCCGATGAAAGACGCAGACATGAATTTGAAATTTGTAACCACTACAATCAGGATTTCACTCCTGAAATGGAATTTGGAAATCGATTTTTTAGCGCTCAATGGGATGATGATGAATGGAGTAAATTTTATCTTTTTATGATGAGTTGCTGTCAAGATTATCTTCAATATGGCTTACATAAAATACCACACATTAATTTATCACAAAATAAGTTCTTAGATGGTATGAATGAACAGTTTATTGCTTATGCAGATGCTTATGTTCAAAATGATACTTCAATTGATAAGAGGGAATTCGAAAAAGGCTTTAAATATATTTATCCTGAAATGAAGGATACATCTCCTCATCAAATCACAAAATGGTTAAATATATATGCCAGTAAAAAAGGAGTTAATTTTTCAACAAATAATTCAGGCGGAAAATATACTTTTATTTTAAGCTCTAATAAAGGACAAAATGGAATATAG
- a CDS encoding DNA methyltransferase → MKTKANNFNLISQQFLDDYAKNQEPIRVNFKKMVEDIKFQDRATHSIHIYPAKLLPNIPYFFLNNHFFVKDNELVLDPFSGSGTVLLEANLAGKNSFGCDSNPLAQLITKVKTSNYDISVLKNILESLKIEIKNITMDGNEKFPDVVNIDYWFLPNIKFQLYAILKTIKTIKDDDYRDFFILCFSNCVKKVSLADSRISVPVKVKVKKETNNFHPFFDESRSKLKNLENINVFEKFTDIVNDNIRRFENKQKITSKRQTTKIVSEDARNLNLPDESVDLIISSPPYAGAQKYIRACSLNLGWTELSGKDNLRTLDKKNIGRENYSKSDYLTLKATGLVEADMLLKEIYIINPLRAHIAANYLLEMKQAISEASRVLKKDKYFILIAANNQVCNREFKTQEYLRQIAENVGLKTMCRLVDDIKSYGLMTKRNKTASVITCEWVLILKKE, encoded by the coding sequence TTGAAGACAAAAGCCAACAATTTTAATTTAATATCTCAACAGTTTTTAGACGACTACGCTAAAAATCAAGAACCTATTAGGGTAAATTTTAAAAAAATGGTCGAGGATATTAAATTTCAAGATAGAGCAACACATTCTATACATATCTATCCTGCAAAATTACTTCCAAACATACCATATTTTTTTTTAAATAATCATTTTTTTGTAAAAGATAACGAATTAGTTTTAGACCCATTTAGTGGATCTGGGACAGTGTTACTTGAGGCTAATTTGGCTGGGAAAAATTCATTTGGTTGCGATTCAAATCCATTGGCGCAGCTGATAACTAAGGTAAAAACATCTAATTATGACATCTCAGTTTTAAAAAATATTCTAGAGTCTCTAAAAATTGAAATAAAAAATATAACTATGGATGGTAATGAGAAATTTCCAGATGTAGTTAACATCGATTATTGGTTTTTGCCAAATATTAAATTTCAGTTATATGCAATATTAAAAACCATTAAAACTATCAAAGATGATGATTATAGGGATTTTTTCATTTTGTGTTTTTCAAATTGTGTAAAGAAAGTAAGTTTGGCAGATTCAAGGATTTCAGTTCCAGTAAAAGTCAAAGTGAAAAAGGAGACTAACAATTTTCATCCTTTTTTTGATGAATCAAGATCAAAGTTGAAAAACCTTGAGAATATAAATGTATTTGAAAAGTTTACTGATATCGTTAATGATAATATAAGAAGATTTGAGAATAAACAAAAAATAACTTCAAAAAGGCAAACTACAAAAATTGTTTCGGAGGATGCGAGAAACTTAAATTTACCTGATGAAAGTGTTGATTTAATTATTTCATCTCCACCCTATGCGGGAGCACAAAAATATATAAGAGCATGTAGTTTAAATCTTGGTTGGACAGAACTTTCAGGAAAAGATAATCTGAGAACTTTAGATAAAAAAAATATCGGACGAGAAAATTATTCTAAGTCTGATTACTTGACTTTAAAGGCAACAGGACTTGTTGAGGCTGATATGCTTCTTAAGGAAATTTATATCATCAATCCTTTAAGGGCACATATAGCAGCTAATTATCTTTTAGAAATGAAGCAAGCAATAAGTGAAGCATCAAGGGTTCTTAAAAAGGATAAATATTTTATACTTATTGCAGCTAATAATCAAGTTTGCAATCGTGAATTTAAGACACAAGAATATTTGCGGCAAATAGCTGAAAATGTAGGGCTTAAAACTATGTGTAGACTAGTCGATGATATTAAATCATATGGATTAATGACTAAACGAAACAAAACAGCAAGTGTTATTACATGCGAATGGGTTTTAATACTTAAGAAAGAATAA
- a CDS encoding DUF3871 family protein: MNLVLNNPMHQVIDQEEIIVFPRRNFIEANTVQVDLEHLKSECIIPVFAKDNESTISHSEFIESTKEVVEEILDYKGILKPEIRVSHQIKGRIPSAVGKPAKDLLEQEKTLYYERMAFVIEIPEISEVINGNQLNLSIGGVRSYNQENLFSKKSIEKFKVFIGFQNTVCTNLCISTDGLKHDIRVASVSELKAKIYELINSYDKKRHLEQMNEMSSFSINDTEFAHLIGKMKLYSFLDKEAKSNLFPLNINDNQINSIIKDYHLDPNFARFENGNIDFWRLYNLFTEANKSTYIDTNFEKNVNAYEFINYLTNFIKNDKNNWFLR; this comes from the coding sequence ATGAATTTAGTATTAAATAATCCAATGCATCAAGTAATTGATCAGGAAGAAATCATAGTATTTCCAAGAAGAAATTTTATTGAAGCAAATACTGTACAAGTAGATTTAGAGCATCTCAAATCGGAATGTATTATTCCGGTATTTGCAAAAGACAACGAATCAACAATTAGTCATTCTGAATTTATTGAAAGCACCAAAGAGGTTGTCGAAGAAATTTTAGATTATAAAGGTATTTTAAAGCCTGAAATAAGAGTAAGTCATCAAATTAAAGGAAGAATTCCTTCTGCTGTTGGAAAACCTGCAAAAGATTTATTAGAGCAGGAAAAGACTTTGTATTACGAACGTATGGCTTTTGTAATTGAAATACCTGAAATTAGTGAAGTGATTAATGGAAACCAATTGAATTTGTCCATAGGTGGAGTTAGATCCTACAATCAGGAAAATCTTTTTAGCAAAAAATCCATAGAGAAATTTAAAGTCTTTATTGGATTTCAAAACACCGTTTGCACTAATTTGTGTATTTCAACAGATGGACTTAAACACGATATTAGAGTAGCATCAGTATCAGAATTAAAAGCTAAGATTTATGAATTGATAAACAGCTATGATAAAAAGAGACATCTCGAACAGATGAATGAAATGAGTAGCTTTTCTATTAATGATACTGAGTTTGCCCACCTCATTGGAAAAATGAAACTATATTCCTTCTTAGATAAAGAAGCTAAAAGCAATCTGTTTCCTTTAAACATTAACGACAATCAAATCAATTCGATTATAAAGGACTATCATTTAGATCCCAATTTTGCAAGATTTGAAAATGGGAATATTGACTTTTGGAGATTGTACAACCTATTTACAGAAGCCAACAAAAGCACTTACATTGATACTAATTTTGAAAAAAATGTAAATGCATACGAGTTTATCAACTACCTCACAAATTTCATTAAAAACGACAAGAACAACTGGTTTCTTCGTTAA
- a CDS encoding site-specific integrase, with protein sequence MKKENFTILFVIKLIKQNNKGLCPINVRITYQGVRKENATGHFVDPKFWDSKQQLIISKTPDAINTNTQLDLIKQKIKNSYLLIRLETDNFEVHDIYNKYLGKPIKESEFVVSYFQKYLNKINKLIGKDLQLATWKKYNYACIQIIGFIKWKFKKKDIPLEKINLQFLNEFEYYLKTEQNQCQSTINKAIQRFRKLIKIAIAEGFLEKDPFMLYKPKKVKKEIIFLTQEELKTVEKASLSQARLSLVKDLFIFCCYTGLAYNEMAYLEKQNIQIGFDGINWIQMKREKTQRQISIPILPQAQEIINKYLGTTNRTFPTISNQKFNSYLKEIADITGINKRLTHHTARKTFASTVLLFNDVPMEIVSELLGHSNMLITQESYGKVVQRKVSDEMKKLKEKLK encoded by the coding sequence ATGAAAAAAGAGAATTTCACAATTTTGTTTGTTATCAAACTAATCAAGCAAAACAACAAAGGGCTATGCCCCATTAATGTAAGGATTACATACCAAGGTGTTAGAAAAGAAAACGCAACAGGTCATTTTGTAGATCCAAAGTTTTGGGATTCAAAACAGCAATTGATTATTTCAAAAACACCTGATGCTATAAACACTAACACTCAATTAGATTTAATAAAGCAGAAAATTAAAAACTCCTATCTGCTAATTCGATTAGAAACGGATAATTTTGAAGTGCATGACATTTACAATAAATACCTCGGCAAACCAATTAAAGAAAGTGAATTCGTAGTCAGTTATTTCCAAAAATACCTAAACAAGATTAATAAATTAATTGGGAAGGATTTACAATTAGCCACTTGGAAAAAATATAATTATGCTTGTATTCAAATAATAGGTTTCATTAAATGGAAATTTAAGAAAAAAGATATTCCCCTAGAAAAAATCAATTTACAGTTTTTAAACGAGTTTGAATACTATCTGAAAACAGAACAAAATCAATGTCAATCCACTATTAACAAAGCAATACAGAGATTTAGAAAGCTTATTAAAATTGCTATTGCAGAAGGGTTTTTAGAGAAAGACCCTTTCATGTTGTACAAACCTAAAAAAGTAAAAAAAGAAATTATTTTTCTAACTCAAGAAGAATTAAAAACGGTTGAAAAAGCATCACTATCACAGGCAAGACTATCATTAGTAAAAGACTTATTCATTTTCTGTTGCTACACAGGATTAGCATACAATGAAATGGCATATCTTGAAAAACAGAATATCCAAATAGGCTTCGACGGCATTAATTGGATTCAAATGAAAAGAGAAAAAACACAACGTCAAATTTCAATTCCAATTCTACCACAAGCACAAGAAATCATTAATAAATATTTAGGGACTACTAATCGCACATTTCCCACAATAAGTAACCAGAAATTCAATTCATACCTCAAGGAAATCGCTGACATTACTGGTATTAACAAACGGCTTACTCACCATACAGCTAGAAAAACGTTTGCATCAACTGTTCTCCTATTCAATGATGTGCCAATGGAAATAGTATCAGAACTACTTGGTCATTCAAATATGTTGATTACGCAGGAAAGCTATGGTAAGGTAGTCCAACGAAAAGTGAGTGATGAAATGAAAAAACTTAAAGAAAAATTGAAATAA
- a CDS encoding AAA family ATPase, with translation MKLQIAQRHQVKLRIGLSGPSGFGKTYSALLMAYGMTNDWKRIALIDTENNSASLYSHLGNFNVLPLSEPFTPERYIKAIQVCEEANMSVIIIDSISHEWQSKGGCLEIHENLGGRFQDWAKVTPRHNAFIDAIILSKCHVITTSRRKVDYSIDKGSDGKTKVSKLGMKEVTREGYEYELTVNFEFLNDNHLVSASKDRTGLFAGKQPEFIINSATGKRLIEWSNEGISFEEIKKEINSCTTDEGLKLIYSQYPYFSKELYPLIVARKETIDNPTNQIIPNEQIIQQPNPQKNEFSIK, from the coding sequence ATGAAACTACAAATTGCTCAAAGACATCAAGTAAAATTAAGAATTGGATTATCTGGTCCAAGTGGGTTTGGTAAAACCTATTCAGCTTTATTAATGGCATATGGAATGACAAACGACTGGAAGAGGATTGCATTGATAGATACAGAGAATAACTCTGCAAGTCTTTACTCTCACTTGGGAAATTTCAATGTATTGCCTTTAAGTGAACCTTTTACACCTGAACGCTATATTAAAGCCATTCAAGTGTGCGAAGAAGCTAATATGTCTGTTATTATTATAGACAGTATCAGCCACGAATGGCAGAGTAAGGGTGGATGCCTTGAAATCCATGAAAATTTAGGGGGTCGATTTCAGGATTGGGCAAAGGTAACTCCACGACACAACGCTTTTATCGATGCCATTATCCTTTCAAAATGCCATGTCATCACCACAAGCAGAAGAAAAGTAGATTATAGCATTGATAAAGGTTCTGATGGTAAAACTAAGGTAAGTAAACTAGGGATGAAAGAAGTCACTCGCGAAGGCTATGAATATGAGCTTACAGTAAATTTTGAATTTTTAAATGACAATCATCTCGTTTCAGCTTCCAAAGACCGTACTGGATTATTTGCCGGTAAACAACCTGAATTCATCATCAATTCTGCTACAGGAAAACGTTTAATAGAATGGAGCAATGAAGGTATTTCATTTGAAGAAATTAAGAAAGAAATAAACTCCTGTACAACTGATGAGGGTTTAAAATTGATTTACAGCCAATACCCTTATTTCAGCAAAGAATTGTATCCATTAATTGTGGCAAGAAAAGAAACAATCGATAATCCAACCAATCAAATAATCCCAAACGAACAAATAATCCAACAACCTAATCCACAAAAAAATGAATTTAGTATTAAATAA
- a CDS encoding riboflavin synthase codes for MFTGIIETLGIVQEVKKEQDNIHITIESAMAEELKIDQSVAHNGICLTVVAIEGHRYTVTAIGETIKKTNISNWNVGDSVNLERAMKLGDRLDGHIVQGHVDQTGICVSVKETNGSWFYTFEYDPALQNITIEKGSITVNGVSLTVVDSGVNNFSVAIIPYTYEHTNFNSFVVGTKVNLEFDVIGKYVSRLYGNR; via the coding sequence ATGTTTACAGGGATTATTGAAACACTTGGGATTGTTCAAGAGGTTAAGAAAGAACAAGATAATATTCATATCACGATCGAGTCTGCAATGGCAGAAGAATTAAAAATTGACCAAAGTGTTGCTCATAATGGAATATGCTTAACGGTTGTAGCTATAGAGGGGCATCGTTATACTGTTACTGCTATTGGTGAAACAATTAAAAAGACTAATATTTCAAATTGGAACGTTGGTGATAGCGTAAATTTGGAAAGGGCTATGAAACTTGGAGACCGATTGGACGGGCATATTGTACAGGGGCATGTCGATCAAACAGGAATATGTGTTTCTGTAAAGGAGACTAACGGAAGTTGGTTCTATACGTTTGAATATGATCCTGCATTGCAAAATATTACAATTGAAAAGGGTTCGATTACAGTAAATGGAGTGAGTCTGACTGTTGTGGATTCAGGAGTAAATAATTTCAGTGTTGCTATTATACCTTATACTTATGAACACACTAATTTTAATTCGTTTGTAGTTGGGACTAAAGTGAATTTGGAATTTGATGTAATAGGAAAGTATGTTTCTAGATTATATGGTAATAGATAA
- a CDS encoding helix-turn-helix domain-containing protein has translation MQKHFEQIEFELVKRIYKEFLVKFNGNKSEFARKALCSETTVRRVFRNQQRMTVDLLLRFCFALGIEVNEIFEGINILNEK, from the coding sequence ATGCAAAAGCATTTTGAACAGATAGAATTTGAATTAGTTAAAAGGATATACAAAGAGTTCCTTGTAAAATTCAATGGGAATAAGTCTGAGTTTGCTAGAAAAGCACTATGTTCGGAAACTACCGTAAGAAGAGTGTTTCGAAATCAGCAAAGAATGACTGTTGATTTATTATTGAGATTCTGCTTTGCATTAGGTATTGAAGTAAATGAAATTTTTGAAGGAATAAATATTCTCAATGAAAAATGA
- a CDS encoding YceD family protein, with translation MSKSKEYVIPFVGLKLGKHKFEYQIDNAFFEIFDYNEFQNSDIRVNVVFDKKSNLFEIDFKHKGTVNVPCDLTGEDFDLPIKGKLKLIVRFGDTFNNDNEELLILPHGEFEIDIAQYIYEMIVLSIPQRRVHPGVKDGSLKTEALTKLKELAIEEKKKEEKEENTDPRWDKLKDLLTDK, from the coding sequence ATGAGCAAGTCAAAAGAATATGTAATTCCTTTCGTAGGATTAAAGCTAGGGAAACACAAATTTGAATATCAAATAGATAATGCGTTCTTTGAAATCTTTGATTACAATGAATTTCAAAATTCAGACATCAGAGTAAATGTAGTTTTTGACAAAAAAAGCAACCTATTTGAGATTGATTTCAAACATAAAGGAACTGTGAATGTTCCTTGTGACCTTACAGGCGAAGATTTTGATTTACCTATAAAAGGCAAATTAAAACTAATTGTTCGGTTTGGAGACACGTTCAACAATGACAATGAAGAATTGCTGATATTGCCTCATGGTGAATTCGAAATAGACATCGCTCAATATATATATGAGATGATTGTACTTTCGATACCACAAAGAAGAGTTCATCCAGGAGTAAAAGATGGAAGTTTAAAAACCGAAGCTCTGACAAAACTGAAAGAATTAGCAATTGAAGAAAAAAAGAAAGAAGAAAAAGAAGAGAATACAGACCCGCGTTGGGACAAATTAAAGGATCTATTAACGGATAAATAA
- the mce gene encoding methylmalonyl-CoA epimerase — MKKIEHIGIAVKNLEESNLLFEKLFGAPAYKQEEVATEGVKTSFFMNGPNKIELLEATNPESPIAKFLEKKGEGIHHIAFDVENIVSEIERLKSEGFTVLNETPKRGADNKLVAFLHPKGTNGVLIELCQEIK; from the coding sequence ATGAAAAAAATAGAACACATTGGCATTGCAGTCAAAAACCTTGAAGAATCCAATTTGTTATTTGAGAAACTCTTTGGTGCACCCGCATACAAACAGGAAGAAGTTGCCACCGAAGGCGTAAAAACATCCTTTTTCATGAATGGCCCCAACAAAATAGAACTCCTCGAAGCCACCAATCCCGAAAGCCCAATCGCCAAATTCCTCGAAAAAAAAGGCGAAGGCATTCACCACATCGCTTTTGATGTAGAAAACATTGTTTCTGAAATAGAGCGCCTCAAATCAGAAGGTTTTACTGTCCTAAACGAAACACCAAAAAGAGGAGCCGATAATAAACTTGTCGCTTTTTTGCATCCAAAAGGCACAAATGGAGTATTAATAGAACTTTGTCAGGAAATAAAATAA